One Dehalococcoidia bacterium genomic window carries:
- a CDS encoding mismatch-specific DNA-glycosylase, which translates to MRALAAQDVPDHLQAGLDLVIVGINPGRRSGATGHHYAWPGNHFWPVLYEAGIIPEPITHLEDHRVLEWGIGLTNLCDRTTRSADELTREELRQGAARLREKLLRFRPRVVCFNGKGIYEAFSGRKDVRFGLQPEVLEGMLMFVVPSSSARAAAYQRDAKVAYFRQLRQLIDSVRVEKLTSTARSAR; encoded by the coding sequence ATGAGGGCGCTGGCGGCGCAGGATGTCCCCGACCACCTCCAGGCCGGCCTCGACCTCGTGATCGTCGGCATCAATCCCGGGCGGCGTTCGGGCGCCACCGGGCACCACTACGCCTGGCCCGGCAACCACTTCTGGCCGGTGCTGTATGAAGCCGGGATCATCCCGGAGCCCATCACTCACCTCGAGGACCACCGCGTCCTGGAGTGGGGCATCGGCCTCACGAACCTCTGCGACCGGACCACGCGTTCCGCCGACGAGCTGACGCGCGAAGAGCTGCGCCAGGGCGCGGCCCGGCTACGGGAGAAGCTCTTGCGCTTCCGGCCGCGCGTTGTGTGCTTCAATGGCAAGGGCATCTACGAGGCCTTCAGCGGCCGCAAGGACGTCCGCTTCGGTCTCCAGCCCGAGGTCCTGGAGGGCATGCTCATGTTCGTCGTCCCCTCCTCCAGCGCCCGCGCGGCCGCCTACCAGCGCGACGCCAAGGTCGCCTACTTCCGGCAGCTCAGGCAGCTCATCGACTCCGTGCGGGTCGAGAAGCTGACATCGACGGCGCGGAGCGCCCGATGA
- a CDS encoding adenylosuccinate synthase — protein MPAIVVIGGQWGDEGKGRIVDLMARHASVVARYSAGNNAGHTIINDMGLFALHLVPAGVFYPDKTCLLGNGMAIDPAELIRELEMLESRGVDTERVFVSDRAHVVMPYHPIIDREDEKLRGAAAVGTTGRGIGPTFVDKVGRIGIRMGDLVDPKSFRERLSFVLPYKNAVLTKLYGAEPLSFDAIYEEYSAYAERLAARVCDTAMIARKALERGETLLLEGAQGALLDLDSGTYDFVTSSVPSSTSAGAATGIGIGPFDIKRVVGVYKAYMTRVGNGPMPTELLDETGNILRIQGPRPEVGTTTGRARRTGWFDAVASRYSATMNSVTGVAITRLDVLDPFPSIQVCTAYRIDGEVVDTPPASISAFNRAVPIYEELPGWNTDCTSARRFEDLPPNAQAYVRRLGQLIGKPVEIISVGPEREQVIIVDRPI, from the coding sequence ATGCCCGCGATAGTAGTCATCGGTGGTCAGTGGGGCGACGAGGGCAAGGGCCGCATCGTCGACCTCATGGCCCGCCACGCCAGCGTCGTCGCCCGCTATTCCGCGGGGAACAATGCCGGCCACACCATCATCAACGACATGGGGCTGTTCGCCCTGCACCTGGTGCCGGCCGGCGTCTTCTACCCGGACAAGACCTGCCTCCTAGGCAACGGCATGGCCATCGACCCCGCGGAGCTGATCCGCGAACTCGAGATGCTCGAAAGCCGCGGTGTCGACACCGAGCGCGTGTTCGTCAGCGACCGGGCCCACGTCGTCATGCCCTATCACCCGATCATCGACCGCGAGGACGAGAAGCTGCGCGGCGCCGCCGCCGTCGGCACCACCGGCCGGGGCATCGGCCCCACCTTCGTCGACAAGGTCGGGCGCATCGGTATCCGCATGGGCGACCTTGTCGACCCCAAGTCCTTCCGCGAGCGGCTCAGTTTCGTCTTGCCTTACAAGAACGCCGTGCTCACGAAGCTGTACGGCGCCGAGCCGCTTTCCTTTGACGCCATCTACGAGGAGTACAGCGCCTACGCCGAGCGCCTCGCTGCCCGCGTCTGCGACACCGCCATGATCGCCCGCAAGGCCCTCGAGCGGGGCGAGACCCTGCTCCTCGAGGGCGCCCAGGGCGCCCTGCTCGACCTGGACAGCGGCACCTACGACTTCGTGACCTCGTCCGTGCCCTCATCGACCTCCGCGGGGGCGGCAACGGGCATCGGCATCGGCCCCTTCGACATCAAGCGCGTGGTGGGCGTCTACAAGGCCTACATGACACGCGTCGGCAATGGCCCCATGCCAACGGAGCTCCTGGACGAGACCGGCAACATCCTCCGCATCCAGGGGCCGCGCCCGGAAGTCGGGACGACCACAGGCCGAGCGCGCCGCACCGGGTGGTTCGACGCCGTCGCCTCGCGCTACAGCGCCACCATGAACAGCGTCACCGGCGTGGCGATCACTCGCCTCGACGTCCTCGACCCATTCCCGTCGATCCAGGTCTGCACCGCCTATCGCATCGATGGGGAGGTCGTCGACACGCCGCCCGCGAGCATCTCCGCCTTCAATCGCGCCGTCCCGATCTACGAGGAACTGCCCGGCTGGAACACGGACTGCACCAGCGCCCGCCGCTTCGAGGACCTGCCGCCGAACGCCCAGGCCTACGTGCGGCGCCTGGGTCAGTTGATCGGCAAGCCTGTCGAGATAATCTCCGTCGGGCCGGAGCGCGAGCAGGTGATCATCGTCGACCGGCCTATCTAG
- the speB gene encoding agmatinase: MPLPDPTDERFWPRRSFVAPPYPYGEYDRARVVILPVPYDSTTTARAGARDGPNAIIDNSEDMELYDVGIGYEAYLHGIYTSPSVSVTNETPEAMINRVTEAARLYIDDGKFVATFGGEHTIGVGSFRAHLSRYPNLSVLAIDAHADLRDEYQGTRYNHACSLRRMLDVVPVTQVGLRSASAEEAELIRDRKLPFYSPRAFRALPDLSAIVDGLDDHVYVTIDLDGIDCGEMPAVGTPEPGGLTWDEVSSILEAVAAKRRIVGFDMTELAPDLGPKACAYSAAKLAYRLIGLALGPPEG; this comes from the coding sequence ATGCCCCTGCCTGACCCCACCGACGAGCGCTTCTGGCCCCGCCGCAGCTTCGTTGCCCCTCCTTACCCCTACGGCGAGTACGACCGGGCTCGAGTCGTCATCCTCCCCGTGCCGTACGACTCCACCACCACGGCGCGAGCGGGCGCCCGCGATGGCCCGAATGCCATCATCGACAACTCCGAAGACATGGAGCTGTACGACGTCGGCATCGGCTACGAGGCCTACCTGCACGGCATCTACACTTCTCCCTCGGTCTCGGTGACGAACGAGACACCGGAGGCCATGATCAACCGCGTGACCGAGGCCGCCAGGCTGTACATCGACGACGGCAAGTTCGTCGCTACCTTCGGCGGCGAGCACACCATCGGTGTCGGCTCCTTCCGCGCGCACCTATCCCGCTACCCAAACCTCAGCGTGCTGGCCATCGACGCCCATGCCGACCTCCGCGACGAGTACCAGGGCACGCGCTACAACCACGCCTGCAGCCTCCGCCGGATGCTGGACGTGGTCCCCGTGACGCAGGTTGGTCTGCGCTCGGCCTCCGCCGAGGAGGCAGAGCTCATCCGCGACCGCAAGCTGCCTTTTTACTCGCCCCGCGCCTTTCGCGCCCTGCCAGACCTTTCGGCCATCGTGGACGGCCTCGATGACCACGTCTACGTGACGATCGACCTGGACGGCATCGACTGTGGTGAGATGCCGGCTGTCGGCACGCCCGAGCCCGGCGGCCTCACCTGGGACGAGGTGAGCTCGATCCTCGAGGCGGTAGCGGCGAAGCGGCGCATCGTCGGGTTCGACATGACGGAACTTGCGCCCGACCTCGGGCCCAAGGCCTGCGCCTACTCGGCAGCGAAACTCGCCTACCGCCTCATCGGTCTGGCGCTTGGGCCACCGGAAGGCTAG
- a CDS encoding zinc ribbon domain-containing protein — MSLEPRSVLSPRLETFLTQLREGETPNHGRFCSFCYNPLPPDFSRCDHCGQDLKERAPITSVPDEVVDMHARKLRRESLIVNSFAYLGLGLGLAIFLTMVGVNVLYLDRALWFFFIAIGVFLIGSRVLAAILGGVIGDEIGYRYANKRLAEDWARHVAERENKLHGGPRGELGMESG; from the coding sequence ATGAGCCTGGAACCGCGCAGCGTGCTTTCGCCCCGGCTAGAGACCTTCCTGACCCAGCTCAGGGAGGGCGAGACGCCGAATCACGGCCGGTTCTGCTCCTTCTGTTACAACCCCCTGCCCCCGGACTTCTCCCGCTGCGACCACTGCGGCCAGGACCTCAAGGAGCGCGCGCCGATAACCTCGGTGCCTGACGAGGTCGTCGACATGCACGCGCGGAAGTTGCGCCGCGAGAGCCTTATCGTGAACTCCTTCGCCTACCTCGGCCTCGGCCTGGGGCTGGCGATCTTCCTGACTATGGTCGGGGTCAACGTCCTCTACCTGGACCGGGCCCTCTGGTTTTTCTTCATCGCCATCGGCGTTTTCCTCATCGGCAGCCGTGTCCTCGCGGCCATCCTCGGGGGCGTGATCGGCGATGAGATCGGCTATCGCTACGCGAACAAGCGGCTCGCCGAAGACTGGGCGCGCCATGTGGCCGAGCGCGAAAATAAGCTGCATGGTGGCCCCAGGGGCGAGCTCGGCATGGAGTCCGGCTAG